One stretch of Podospora pseudoanserina strain CBS 124.78 chromosome 4, whole genome shotgun sequence DNA includes these proteins:
- a CDS encoding hypothetical protein (COG:S; EggNog:ENOG503P5RG), whose product MTRETSTEPPKPSKRKGTRSVSTLTPTQLARKRANDREAQRAIRQRTKEHIERLEKELEEYKNRHSRDETINQLQMRNHALEREVFSLREELKRFNHNMFSPPGISQPSALACPFRASILTTPAPGFEAPDLLPAGHAGIPSRPPPFGQPSNDYNSAPQTFTFVPTTEEQWPSGVSVSSVPVSSVSVPSVVSSPCSSPNHPDEAFIPAYIPTSMPTMMEGNVITPTSMPCMDAAATKLEFEQRDIDPGTTTSRGADQIPESWPNANSKVSSAADHGYPNPNVSQPAAGYITPQPWSATMYPSYYQPQPHGLPQAAGL is encoded by the exons ATGACCCGAGAGACATCTACAGAaccaccaaagccatccAAGCGGAAGG GTACTCGCAGCGTGTCGACACTCACGCCCACGCAACTTGCCCGGAAACGGGCCAATGACCGGGAAGCCCAGCGCGCAATCAGGCAACGCACAAAAGAGCACATCGAGCggctggagaaggagttggaaGAGTACAAGAACCGACATAGCCGGGACGAGACCATCAACCAGCTCCAGATGAGGAACCATGCgctggagagagaggtgttCAGTTTGCGCGAAGAACTCAAACGCTTCAATCATAATATGTTTTCACCACCCGGTATATCCCAGCCATCAGCTCTTGCCTGTCCATTTCGAGCTTCCATTCTAACCACACCAGCCCCAGGCTTTGAGGCACCTGATCTGCTACCCGCCGGTCACGCCGGCATTCCTAGCCGGCCTCCGCCATTTGGCCAACCATCCAACGACTACAACTCGGCGCCGCAGACCTTCACATTTGTGCCCACGACAGAGGAACAATGGCCCTCTGGGGTGTCAGTATCTTCGGTTCCAGTGTCCTCCGTCTCGGTTCCCTCGGTCGTTTCCAGCCCTTGCTCTTCCCCGAACCACCCCGACGAAGCCTTCATCCCGGCCTATATCCCGACCAGCATGCCGACCATGATGGAAGGGAATGTGATCACGCCCACTTCTATGCCCTGCATGGATGCTGCCGCTACGAAACTGGAGTTTGAACAACGAGATATTGATCCAGGTACAACGACGAGCCGTGGGGCCGATCAAATTCCAGAGTCATGGCCAAACGCTAACAGCAAGGTGTCATCAGCAGCAGACCATGGCTATCCTAATCCCAATGTATCGCAGCCAGCTGCAGGATACATCACACCTCAACCGTGGTCCGCGACGATGTATCCTTCTTACTACCAGCCGCAGCCACATGGACTGCCACAGGCTGCTGGTCTATGA
- the RIB2 gene encoding DRAP deaminase (COG:A; EggNog:ENOG503NVMQ), with product MTASILLPGAPSQPLTAVVAENNKVVESTGAISYTEPSLISQPEPSASLGPPHPYFFKDGLRRVAPYFYTYNTWCKERWRGRKIIEVFESEFRERSVEYYRAAMESGQVAVNGKIVSPDYVMVNGDLVSHTTHRHEPPVTQDPVQVIHEDDDMIVINKPSGVPVHPAGRYHYNSVVEIMKAERGPTFAPRPCNRLDRLTSGIMFIAKTAKAAESLSAQIFRRSVRKEYLARVVGRFPDGEVVCDQPILQISPKLGLNRVRANGKSAKTVFKRLAYYPSPIIKPSPSNSPSPDEAETGGPGDQFTRETEGYSIVRCLPVTGRTHQIRVHLQFLGHPVQNDPIYANQKVWGFDLGRNDAEATLNTDEDVLSRLARMGKEQVADAVAYYDEMVDVYHKKKAERMSGQLCDVCKTPLYTDPGSQELCLWLHSLRYEDADGSWSYVSPLPAWAMPPEGASGPTQVGGMDDLVEAAGEDMKIEVS from the coding sequence ATGAccgcctccatcctcctGCCTGGTGCACCGTCACAACCGCTGACTGCTGTCGTCGCTGAGAACAACAAAGTCGTAGAATCTACTGGCGCCATCAGTTATACCGAGCCAAGCTTGATCTCGCAACCCGAGCCTTCAGCCTCGCTGGGCCCTCCACATCCATACTTCTTCAAAGATGGTCTTCGACGGGTGGCCCCTTATTTCTACACATATAACACCTGGTGCAAGGagcgatggcgaggaagaaaaatCATTGAAGTGTTTGAAAGCGAGTTTCGCGAGCGATCGGTCGAGTATTACCGTGCGGCGATGGAGTCTGGTCAAGTCGCGGTCAACGGCAAAATCGTGAGCCCGGATTATGTGATGGTGAACGGCGACCTGGTTTCGCATACCACACATCGACACGAGCCTCCCGTTACACAAGATCCCGTGCAGGTCATccacgaagacgacgacatgATCGTGATCAACAAGCCCTCGGGCGTGCCAGTACACCCTGCCGGTCGATACCATTACAactcggtggtggagattaTGAAGGCCGAGAGGGGGCCGACCTTTGCGCCCCGACCATGCAACAGGCTCGACAGGCTGACCAGCGGCATCATGTTTATTGCCAAGACGGCCAAAGCTGCCGAAAGTCTTAGTGCCCAGATCTTCAGACGCAGTGTTCGGAAAGAATATCTTGCCCGTGTGGTCGGTCGATTTCCTGATGGCGAGGTTGTCTGCGACCAGCCGATCCTTCAAATTTCTCCAAAACTGGGCTTGAACCGGGTCCGAGCTAATGGCAAGTCTGCGAAGACTGTCTTCAAGCGCCTTGCTTACTATCCGtcgcccatcatcaaacctAGTCCCAGCAACAGCCCGTCGCCGGATGAGGCAGAGACAGGCGGTCCCGGAGACCAGTTCACTAGAGAAACCGAGGGATATTCGATTGTCCGCTGCTTGCCCGTCACAGGCAGAACACATCAAATTCGGGTTCACCTACAGTTTCTAGGTCATCCTGTACAGAACGATCCAATCTATGCCAACCAGAAGGTTTGGGGCTTCGACCTGGGGCGCAATGATGCCGAAGCAACCCTGAATACCGATGAGGATGTTCTTTCCCGCCTGGCACGGATGGGAAAGGAACAGGTTGCGGACGCTGTGGCGTACTATGAcgagatggtggatgtgtatcacaagaagaaggcggaaaGGATGTCGGGCCAGCTTTGCGATGTTTGCAAAACCCCGTTGTATACCGATCCAGGCAGCCAGGAGCTCTGTCTGTGGCTGCACAGTCTCCGGTACGAGGATGCCGATGGGTCCTGGAGTTATGTGAGCCCGCTGCCAGCCTGGGCCATGCCGCCCGAAGGCGCAAGCGGACCAACACAGGTTGGCGGCATGGACGATCTAGTGGAGGCTGCCGGGGAGGATATGAAAATCGAAGTCTCATAG
- a CDS encoding hypothetical protein (EggNog:ENOG503P28U; COG:S), whose amino-acid sequence MSDISRLKSRTRADYRYILEYRTRWSDNDMYDHMNNSIYNFLYDSVINTYLMENCGLHPPSSPQYGMVVHSHNDYFASISFPACAELALRVNRIGNSSVAYEIALFEKGHDAVRSVGEFVQVFVDRETGRPNAKGMNPELRRGLENLLVNREASKL is encoded by the exons ATGTCAGACATCAGCCGTCTCAAAAGCAGAACGAGGGCCGACTATCGGTACATTCTGGAATATCGCACACGATG GAGCGATAACGATATGTACGATCACATGAACAACTCCATTTACAACTTCCTTTACGACTCGGTTATCAATACTTACCTGATGGAAAACTGTGgcctccatcccccctcatctCCGCAATATGGCATGGTTGTACATTCACACAACGACTACTTTGCTTCAATTTCGTTTCCTGCCTGCGCTGAGTTGGCCCTGCGAGTAAACCGCATAGGAAATTCCAGTGTGGCATATGAAATAGCTCTGTTTGAAAAGGGGCACGATGCGGTTCGATCTGTGGGCGAGTTTGTTCAAGTCTTTGTCGACCGCGAGACAGGGAGGCCAAATGCAAAGGGGATGAACCCAGAGCTACGCCGGGGATTGGAGAATCTGCTAGTGAATCGAGAAGCAAGTAAACTTTGA